CAAGCGACAGGCCTGGCCCTTGATAGTCCGCTTTATTTTCGGCCCGCGTCTGCCCGGTAGGGGCGTTGAATGGGACGTCCGCTGCGCGGGCCGGGCTCTACGCGCTCCGCTTGCCGATCAAGCCTGTGCTTTGTCGGATGGATCCTGACACACTATAGATGCCGGTGCAGGAAGTCTCCAATCTCAGTCTCGATCCGCCGATGGACCGCCGCCCGGTCGACGCCGGGAGCATCCTTGCAGGCCGCGGGCGCTTCGGTCTCGAGCGCGTGAGAGCACGGGCCGAAGAATATGAAATGGCCGCCCGGTACCGTCTCTTGCCGCGGCGGATGGGGTAATGCCGCCGCGAGAGCGACGATGTTACCATCAGCCTGGAGATCGCTGCTTTCCGCACGATAGAGTAGCGTCGGCATGCCGACCGACGCCAGTCCGTCGCGATCGAACAAGGCGCCGAACGGCTCCAAGAGTACGAGGGCGTTTACGGTGAGCGCATCTGGCGATCTCTTGCCGACCGCGTTGGCCAAGGAGCCATCGGTCGGCACGCCGTCGCAAGCCTTCGGATCGTTGCCACGGTCTCGGCAATAGGCCGCGAGATGAGCCAGGCTGGGAGATGCCCCCGCCACGATCAGCGTGACGGCCCCACCGTAAGAAAATCCCATCATGCCAAGGCGGTTAGGATCGGCATGCACCCCGAAGCGTGGATCGGCCAACATGGCATCGAGCGCTCCGTGAATCTGGCGTGGTCGATCTTCGAGAGCTTCCCGAGGACGTTTCGATCCAGGATGAAACGGCGCGACCACGATAAAACCTTCGCGCGCCATTGACGTGAGAAGAGCCGCATAAGGGAGCGAACTGCCTCCCGCTTTGATCGTTCCCCCTCCGCCATGCGAGAAAAGAACAACTGGAAAGCGCGGCCCGGCGGCGATGGGCGCATCGCGGGTCGCGGCAATTGAGAATGGCCCTTCCTGAAAGGGAAATTCGGTTGCGTCTATCGGATAAACAATCAATGTATCGAACGGGACGATATCCTGCACCGCGATGCGCGTGATGCCTGCACGAAATCGCTGTGGATCGGCTTGTGCGGATGTGCCTGCGGCCAGAAATGCGAGCAGGAGAAACAAGGCACGCATATGCACCGCAATGCACCTGGGTATCTGATCGAGGTCCAGCGGTCGAAGTTCTGCATCGACCCACGTCATCGCGTCTGAGCCCCACACTCGCTACTGATACACCTTAGGTTGCCGAATAGTTCACGTAAAGCTCATGATGGGGTGTCAGGTATTTTATTACCGTCATGGCCTCTTGGCCGCCTTTGCATGGGGTTGTTTTTCAAATTTTGCTGGCGGCCTCGCTCGGCCGAGGCCGAGGACAGCCTCTAACCCGCCGCCTCATCATACTGCGCGCTGGCCTCGAGCCATTGCTCCTCGGCGCGCGCCAGGGCGTCGGCGGCATTGGCGCGTGCTTTCGATAGCTGCGCGGCCTGCCTGGGATCGCGGGTGAAGATGTCGGGCAGGGCGAGCGCGGTGTCGATCTTGGCGATGATCTCGCTGACGCGCGTGATCTCGGCCTCGGCCTCCGCGATGCGCTTCTTGAGCGGGCCGCGATTGTCCGATCGCGCCCGCTGCGGCTTCTCGGCTGGCGCGCTGCGCTCGCGCGGGCTGTCGTCCGCGCTCGCCGCCGACAGCACCACGCGGCGGTAGTCGTCGAGGTCGCCATCGTAGTTGGTTACCGTGCGGTCGGCGACCAGCCACAGC
This genomic interval from Bradyrhizobium sp. CB82 contains the following:
- a CDS encoding dienelactone hydrolase, which translates into the protein MTWVDAELRPLDLDQIPRCIAVHMRALFLLLAFLAAGTSAQADPQRFRAGITRIAVQDIVPFDTLIVYPIDATEFPFQEGPFSIAATRDAPIAAGPRFPVVLFSHGGGGTIKAGGSSLPYAALLTSMAREGFIVVAPFHPGSKRPREALEDRPRQIHGALDAMLADPRFGVHADPNRLGMMGFSYGGAVTLIVAGASPSLAHLAAYCRDRGNDPKACDGVPTDGSLANAVGKRSPDALTVNALVLLEPFGALFDRDGLASVGMPTLLYRAESSDLQADGNIVALAAALPHPPRQETVPGGHFIFFGPCSHALETEAPAACKDAPGVDRAAVHRRIETEIGDFLHRHL